A single Streptomyces sp. Edi2 DNA region contains:
- the lanKC gene encoding class III lanthionine synthetase LanKC: protein MRDGAESFALADRTFFDWPGNWDLEATRFPAPPLPDGWRRDDNEAWTFCRPPEDQLPDQGWKIHVSAAPDDARRTLADVARYCTRHGIAFKYLKSTNVLRALSRKYAQRSSAGKLLTVYPVDVAEFARTLEGLDALVGGRPGPYVLTDLRFRQGPLHVRYGGFRTHYMEDTDGELVTAVHRPDGTPEPDRRTPVFHTPDWVEVPDILKDSLAARQALDDFPYRITGALQFSHGGGVYRAVPTGADALGAGETGVVLKEGRPYSGTDGVGRDAVSRIAHEHRMLQRLAGMPGIPRTFGTFQVRDHLFLVLEDIAGQDFQTWLAAHHPLTVPDPDEQAVARYRDRALALFGRIEALVAAVHGRGIRIGDLHPGNLIIRPGDEPVLIDFEVADALDLATPSSLGAPGFHRADATGTDGDHYALAAIGLWLFLPLAALGGLAPDKAPALLAAAAERFGLPDALVARLAPQLAPNDNTTATLRSAPGTFPPTDVLVSLARGLRDSATPHRLDRLHPGGFEQFVEGGAGFGHGAAGVLWARHTALGERDEEGAAWLRAAVDRVPAERIGFYDGLHGMAYVLRQLGDDEAALRALDRAADKLAVRHCPSLYRGLSGVGLNLLHFADALGSAALRQQALGLADRVTERLTAARTEPVERRRRRGSKDAAGLMYGWSGAALFLLTAHRATGDPALLDEAVHAVHRDLDRCAPGPQDTLQVDEGFRLLPYLDNGSAGIALVAAELLRVRDDDRIRAALPALLRACAADFVIESGLLGGRAGLLATLAVLRDRVPLAPDDGERPDGPVPGSAAVDRYLRRHLTRLGQHAMTWNGATVFPCDGRARISMGLADGGAGVLLALSATERGTPLLPFLTDSRLAAAVHPAAPGRAGGAHGAATPTAPSGAAGTAHRGREVSSDDHHGPSGPGGAGRA, encoded by the coding sequence ATGAGAGACGGCGCCGAGAGCTTCGCCCTGGCCGACCGCACCTTCTTCGACTGGCCCGGCAACTGGGACCTGGAGGCCACCCGCTTCCCCGCCCCGCCGCTGCCCGACGGCTGGCGGCGCGACGACAACGAGGCCTGGACCTTCTGCCGCCCGCCCGAGGACCAACTCCCCGACCAGGGCTGGAAGATCCACGTCAGCGCGGCACCCGACGACGCCCGCCGCACCCTCGCCGATGTCGCCCGCTACTGCACCCGGCACGGCATCGCCTTCAAGTACCTCAAGAGCACAAACGTCCTGCGCGCCCTGAGCCGCAAGTACGCCCAGCGCTCCTCGGCCGGCAAGCTGCTGACCGTCTACCCGGTGGACGTCGCCGAGTTCGCCCGCACCCTCGAAGGACTCGACGCCCTCGTCGGCGGCCGGCCCGGCCCGTACGTCCTCACCGACCTGCGCTTCCGGCAGGGCCCGCTCCACGTACGCTACGGCGGCTTCCGCACCCACTACATGGAGGACACCGACGGCGAGCTGGTCACCGCCGTCCACCGCCCCGACGGCACCCCGGAGCCGGACCGCCGCACCCCGGTCTTCCACACCCCCGACTGGGTCGAGGTGCCGGACATTCTCAAGGACTCGCTGGCCGCCCGGCAGGCCCTGGACGACTTCCCCTACCGGATCACCGGGGCGCTGCAGTTCTCCCACGGCGGCGGTGTCTACCGCGCCGTCCCGACCGGCGCCGACGCCCTCGGCGCGGGGGAGACCGGTGTCGTCCTCAAGGAGGGCCGGCCCTACTCCGGCACCGACGGCGTCGGCCGCGACGCGGTCAGCCGGATCGCCCACGAGCACCGGATGCTGCAGCGGCTGGCGGGAATGCCCGGCATCCCGCGCACCTTCGGCACCTTCCAGGTCCGCGACCACCTCTTCCTGGTGCTGGAGGACATCGCGGGACAGGACTTCCAGACCTGGCTCGCCGCGCACCACCCGCTGACCGTCCCGGACCCCGACGAGCAGGCCGTCGCGCGTTACCGCGACCGCGCGCTGGCCCTGTTCGGCCGGATCGAGGCGCTGGTCGCCGCGGTGCACGGCCGCGGCATCCGGATCGGAGACCTGCACCCGGGCAACCTCATCATCAGGCCCGGTGACGAACCGGTCCTCATCGACTTCGAGGTGGCCGACGCGCTCGACCTGGCCACCCCCAGCAGCCTCGGCGCCCCCGGCTTCCACCGTGCCGACGCGACCGGCACGGACGGCGACCACTATGCGCTCGCCGCCATCGGACTGTGGCTCTTCCTGCCGCTGGCCGCCCTCGGCGGGCTCGCCCCGGACAAGGCGCCCGCCCTGCTGGCCGCCGCGGCCGAGCGGTTCGGGCTGCCGGACGCGCTGGTGGCCCGGCTGGCTCCGCAGCTGGCCCCCAACGACAACACGACCGCCACGCTCCGTTCCGCACCGGGCACCTTCCCACCCACCGATGTGCTGGTCTCCCTCGCCCGCGGGCTGCGCGACAGCGCCACCCCGCACCGCCTTGACCGGCTCCACCCCGGCGGCTTCGAGCAGTTCGTCGAGGGCGGCGCGGGTTTCGGACACGGCGCGGCCGGCGTCCTGTGGGCCCGGCACACCGCCCTCGGGGAACGCGACGAGGAGGGCGCGGCCTGGCTGCGCGCCGCCGTCGACCGGGTCCCCGCCGAGCGGATCGGCTTCTACGACGGCCTGCACGGAATGGCCTACGTCTTACGGCAGTTGGGCGACGACGAGGCGGCCCTGCGGGCCCTGGACCGGGCCGCGGACAAGCTCGCCGTACGCCACTGCCCCAGCCTCTACCGGGGTCTGTCCGGCGTCGGCCTGAACCTGCTGCACTTCGCCGACGCGCTCGGCAGCGCCGCCTTGCGACAGCAGGCCCTGGGCCTCGCCGACCGCGTCACCGAGCGGCTGACCGCCGCCCGCACCGAACCCGTCGAGCGCCGCCGCCGGCGCGGCTCGAAGGACGCCGCCGGCCTGATGTACGGCTGGTCGGGCGCCGCGCTCTTCCTCCTGACCGCCCACCGGGCCACCGGGGACCCCGCGTTGCTGGACGAGGCGGTACACGCCGTCCACCGCGACCTCGACCGGTGCGCACCGGGCCCGCAGGACACCCTCCAGGTGGACGAGGGCTTCCGGCTCCTGCCCTACCTGGACAACGGCAGCGCCGGTATCGCCCTGGTGGCGGCCGAGCTGCTGCGGGTGCGCGACGACGACCGGATCCGCGCGGCGCTGCCCGCCCTGCTGCGCGCCTGCGCCGCCGACTTCGTCATCGAGTCGGGGCTGCTGGGCGGACGCGCGGGCCTGCTCGCCACGCTGGCGGTGCTCCGCGACCGGGTGCCGCTCGCCCCGGACGACGGGGAACGGCCGGACGGCCCCGTGCCGGGCAGCGCAGCCGTCGACCGGTACCTGCGCCGTCATCTGACCCGGCTCGGCCAGCACGCCATGACGTGGAACGGAGCGACGGTCTTCCCCTGCGACGGCCGCGCCCGGATCTCCATGGGCCTGGCCGACGGCGGGGCCGGCGTCCTGCTGGCGCTCTCCGCCACCGAACGGGGCACTCCGCTGCTCCCGTTCCTCACCGACTCGCGCCTCGCGGCGGCCGTTCATCCGGCCGCCCCGGGACGCGCCGGCGGCGCCCACGGCGCCGCCACCCCCACCGCCCCGTCCGGGGCAGCGGGCACTGCGCACCGCGGAAGGGAGGTGTCGTCAGATGACCATCATGGACCTTCAGGGCCTGGAGGTGCCGGGCGAGCGTGA
- a CDS encoding response regulator transcription factor, whose amino-acid sequence MRVLVADDQAAVRSGLVLVLQTDPGITVVGEAGDGAAAVRMAAELRPDVVLMDVQMPQLNGVAATRRIVERGLAEVLVLTTFDLNEYIFGALRAGAGGFILKNAEPAVLVSAVHEVAHGDGFLTPAIARRLITEFAGRPPVAGPTLPASAAQALDTLTKRELEVLACIARGLANSAIAETLHLAEGTVKTHTSRILSKLNLRSRVQAAILAQQHGIALRG is encoded by the coding sequence ATCCGGGTGCTGGTGGCCGATGACCAGGCCGCGGTGCGCTCCGGACTGGTGCTGGTGCTGCAGACCGACCCGGGCATCACCGTGGTCGGCGAGGCCGGCGACGGCGCGGCGGCGGTCCGGATGGCCGCCGAACTCCGGCCCGATGTGGTCCTGATGGACGTCCAGATGCCACAGCTCAACGGGGTCGCCGCCACCCGCAGGATCGTGGAGCGCGGCCTCGCCGAAGTGCTGGTGCTGACCACCTTCGACCTCAACGAGTACATCTTCGGGGCGCTACGGGCCGGCGCCGGCGGCTTCATCCTCAAGAACGCGGAGCCGGCCGTACTGGTCAGCGCGGTACACGAGGTGGCACACGGGGACGGTTTCCTCACCCCGGCCATCGCCCGCCGGCTGATCACTGAATTCGCCGGCCGCCCGCCGGTAGCCGGCCCCACCCTCCCCGCGAGCGCCGCGCAGGCCCTCGACACGCTCACCAAACGGGAGTTGGAGGTCCTGGCCTGCATCGCCCGCGGACTGGCCAACAGCGCCATCGCCGAAACCCTCCACCTCGCGGAGGGCACCGTGAAAACCCACACCAGCCGGATCCTGTCGAAACTCAACCTCCGCAGCCGGGTACAGGCCGCAATCCTGGCCCAACAGCACGGGATCGCGCTGCGGGGGTGA
- a CDS encoding histidine kinase, protein MGGPQVMGGDIPAWQAVLPVLVLCAATALRSARPAVAVAVGTFTVTVETTSSGGLGPVLIYTDLLYAAALYGAPRLCRLLQAGSVTATLVTTVVLVLTGDRSEGVTTGVIVALLLISPVWTGVLIRNHKERADTERQRAAQINRLAELDRKTVLQTERTRMARELHDLVANHLSAIAIHSSAVLSLAGTKGEKDGADEEDPVLRALAVIRENSVQGLAEMRRMVVLLRSDRGVDDDWDRPQLNALGSLVEQARPAADAAALSLHTEFPERFPEVSSVIEVTAYRIVQEALTNVLKHASAGRVHIRCETGAGQLTLSVDSPLTRPDGRARQRPVAQLTTGAGAGLAGMSERAALVGGIFDAGPDRTAPGRWRVRAVLPLTQNS, encoded by the coding sequence GTGGGCGGCCCACAGGTGATGGGGGGCGATATCCCCGCTTGGCAGGCCGTCCTGCCCGTTCTCGTGCTGTGCGCCGCGACCGCTCTGCGCAGTGCCCGGCCGGCGGTCGCGGTCGCCGTCGGCACCTTCACGGTCACCGTGGAGACCACGTCCAGCGGTGGCCTGGGCCCGGTCCTCATCTATACCGATCTGCTCTATGCGGCCGCGCTGTACGGCGCCCCCCGGCTGTGCCGGCTGCTGCAGGCCGGGAGCGTCACGGCCACCCTCGTCACCACCGTGGTCCTCGTCCTCACCGGCGACCGCTCGGAGGGGGTGACGACCGGTGTCATCGTCGCGCTGCTGCTCATCTCCCCCGTGTGGACCGGGGTGTTGATACGCAACCACAAGGAGCGGGCGGACACCGAACGGCAGCGTGCCGCGCAGATCAACCGGCTGGCGGAGCTGGACCGCAAGACCGTGCTGCAGACCGAGCGCACCCGGATGGCCCGCGAGCTGCACGATCTGGTGGCCAACCACCTCAGCGCCATCGCCATTCACTCCAGCGCCGTGCTCTCCCTGGCCGGGACGAAGGGGGAGAAGGACGGCGCCGACGAGGAGGACCCGGTACTGCGGGCGCTCGCGGTGATCCGCGAGAACAGCGTGCAGGGGCTGGCCGAAATGCGGCGGATGGTGGTGCTGTTGCGCTCCGACCGGGGGGTGGACGACGACTGGGACCGGCCCCAGCTGAACGCGCTGGGGTCACTCGTCGAACAGGCCAGGCCGGCCGCGGACGCGGCGGCGCTGTCCCTGCACACCGAGTTCCCCGAGCGCTTCCCCGAAGTGTCCTCGGTGATCGAGGTGACGGCGTACCGCATCGTGCAGGAGGCACTGACCAATGTCCTCAAGCACGCCTCGGCGGGGCGGGTGCACATCCGCTGTGAGACCGGCGCCGGGCAGCTGACCCTCTCGGTCGACAGCCCGCTCACCCGCCCCGACGGCCGGGCCCGGCAGCGCCCCGTGGCGCAGTTGACCACCGGAGCGGGCGCCGGCCTCGCCGGGATGTCCGAACGGGCCGCGCTGGTCGGCGGCATCTTCGACGCGGGACCCGACCGCACCGCCCCGGGACGCTGGCGGGTGCGGGCCGTGCTCCCGCTGACACAGAACTCCTAG
- a CDS encoding GNAT family protein: protein MQGRLVTLEWPGDDDWAAIASWLRPGSPAAVLSGDWELLGAAEVEQANRSGRVHHLVIRSKDGERIGTVSYQRSGRIGGFTVGGAIGSPELWRRGYGAEAVVLLVDYLFHQLDAHRVQVTTAGYNKGVIRLMTKTPFVIEGILRDHCYLDGRYHDAIVWGLLRDEHYASLKPSEDNRVLAVGLPDFLSDDDKTQARAVLAEHLASGHRTALDAYLDGATEPAGPAAPVAAEAGPPAAQPAAELPEPTGTAAVRLTAEAGEPAPVAPSAPAGAPAPIGGAA from the coding sequence GTGCAGGGACGACTGGTGACCTTGGAATGGCCCGGCGACGACGACTGGGCGGCGATCGCCTCCTGGCTGCGGCCCGGCTCGCCGGCCGCCGTGCTCAGCGGGGACTGGGAGCTGCTGGGCGCCGCCGAGGTCGAGCAGGCCAACCGCTCGGGACGGGTCCACCACCTGGTGATCCGCAGCAAGGACGGCGAGCGCATCGGCACCGTCAGCTATCAGCGCTCCGGCCGGATCGGCGGCTTCACCGTCGGGGGCGCGATCGGCTCGCCCGAGCTGTGGCGCCGCGGCTACGGCGCGGAGGCCGTCGTCCTGCTCGTCGACTACCTCTTCCACCAGCTCGACGCGCACCGCGTGCAGGTCACCACCGCCGGCTACAACAAGGGCGTCATCCGGCTGATGACCAAGACCCCGTTCGTGATCGAGGGCATCCTGCGCGACCACTGCTACCTCGACGGCCGGTACCACGACGCGATCGTCTGGGGCCTGCTGCGCGACGAGCACTACGCCTCGCTCAAGCCCAGTGAGGACAACCGCGTGCTGGCGGTCGGCCTGCCCGACTTCCTCTCCGACGACGACAAGACCCAGGCCCGCGCCGTCCTCGCCGAGCATCTGGCGAGCGGCCACCGCACCGCCCTCGACGCCTACCTGGACGGGGCCACCGAGCCCGCGGGGCCGGCCGCACCGGTCGCCGCCGAGGCCGGCCCGCCGGCCGCACAGCCCGCCGCCGAGCTCCCCGAGCCCACCGGGACCGCCGCCGTACGCCTCACCGCCGAGGCAGGCGAGCCCGCCCCCGTCGCCCCGTCCGCCCCCGCCGGCGCGCCCGCCCCCATCGGGGGTGCCGCATGA
- a CDS encoding class III lanthipeptide produces the protein MSTDPRKGGDEMTIMDLQGLEVPGERDAQALGSTISGGC, from the coding sequence ATGTCCACCGATCCGCGGAAGGGAGGTGACGAGATGACCATCATGGACCTTCAGGGCCTGGAGGTGCCGGGCGAGCGTGACGCCCAGGCGCTCGGCTCCACGATCAGCGGCGGCTGCTGA
- a CDS encoding FAD/NAD(P)-binding protein, protein MNDPVGPARSLCLIGCGPRGASIVERILANVPALYGDRPLDLHIVDPYPPGAGRTWRTDQPGLLWMNSAAEQVTMYPDASVACAGPPRPGPTTAGWLDAPLHDGAYAARRDQGRYLRHFFETVTRERPASVRLYVHRARVVDLRRTPAGTAPGGRGRQQVILDSGQPPVLADRVVFAQGHTDTLAGPVPAGLTRIGPGPADPAALAAVPPGARVLVRGLGLVFIDCLALLTEGRGGRFVRPAPGGPLRYLPSGREPRLYAGSRRGVPLPPKPAYAPPAASLAAPAAPLAAPAAPPAAPADSQAAPSALLAAPAAPLAAPAAPRFATVDACRAVLSRPGASFGRDVWPLVVAELGWCHYRALFAGQPARTCMSWPDFDAQYALLHPDADRLAKLACEAVPDPADRLDLDRLADPLAGLRFADADDLQRRLRGLLAEELRRRTGPASGIATALVDGLQRAGAVIEELWRSGELADGQLTEALRHFALGTYLSSGPPPLRAEQLLALAEAGVVTFVGPGMRVSLVPGDGAVPGDGAVPGDGAVPGDGAVPDGAVPGDGPVPGDGAAPGDGSMPGEAAAPGSEPLRGAQGGPCGPAGPVPLFRATSPALPGTVHEADILLDARLAAPDPDRVTDPLLRALLSRGELVQERPEDGAGGMLRLSGAALHPVDATGTVHPDRTIAGPAQFPRPHTNAVYFRQNDAIARDLLADD, encoded by the coding sequence TTGAACGACCCGGTGGGCCCGGCCCGCTCCCTGTGCCTCATCGGCTGCGGCCCGCGCGGCGCCTCGATCGTCGAGCGGATCCTCGCCAACGTCCCCGCCCTGTACGGCGACCGGCCGCTGGACCTGCACATCGTCGACCCGTACCCACCGGGCGCCGGCCGCACCTGGCGCACCGACCAGCCGGGTCTGCTGTGGATGAACTCGGCGGCCGAGCAGGTCACGATGTACCCCGATGCGAGCGTGGCGTGCGCCGGCCCGCCGCGCCCCGGCCCCACCACCGCCGGCTGGCTCGACGCCCCGCTGCACGACGGCGCCTACGCCGCCCGCCGCGACCAGGGCCGCTATCTGCGGCACTTCTTCGAGACCGTCACCCGCGAGCGGCCCGCCTCGGTGCGGCTGTACGTCCACCGGGCGCGGGTGGTCGATCTGCGGCGCACGCCCGCCGGGACGGCACCGGGCGGACGGGGCCGCCAGCAGGTGATCCTCGACTCCGGCCAACCGCCCGTACTCGCCGACCGGGTGGTGTTCGCCCAGGGCCATACGGACACCCTCGCCGGTCCCGTACCGGCCGGCCTGACCCGGATCGGCCCCGGGCCCGCCGACCCGGCGGCGCTGGCGGCCGTCCCGCCCGGCGCGCGGGTCCTGGTCCGCGGCCTGGGCCTGGTCTTCATCGACTGTCTGGCGCTGCTGACGGAGGGCCGCGGCGGCCGCTTCGTCCGCCCCGCCCCCGGCGGTCCGCTGCGCTATCTGCCGTCCGGGCGCGAGCCCCGGCTGTACGCGGGCTCCCGGCGTGGCGTCCCCCTGCCGCCCAAACCGGCGTATGCGCCACCGGCCGCCTCCCTGGCAGCGCCCGCTGCTCCCCTGGCAGCTCCTGCCGCCCCTCCGGCAGCGCCCGCAGACTCCCAGGCAGCCCCGTCCGCTCTCCTGGCAGCCCCTGCAGCCCCTCTGGCAGCTCCTGCCGCCCCGCGCTTCGCCACTGTCGACGCCTGCCGGGCCGTGCTGTCCCGGCCCGGCGCCTCCTTCGGCCGCGATGTGTGGCCGCTGGTGGTGGCCGAACTGGGCTGGTGCCACTACCGCGCCCTCTTCGCCGGGCAGCCCGCCCGTACCTGTATGAGCTGGCCGGACTTCGACGCCCAGTACGCCCTGCTGCACCCCGACGCCGACCGGCTGGCCAAACTCGCCTGTGAGGCCGTGCCCGACCCCGCCGACCGCCTCGACCTGGACCGGCTGGCCGACCCGCTGGCCGGTCTGCGGTTCGCCGACGCCGACGACCTCCAGCGCCGGCTGCGCGGCCTGCTCGCCGAGGAGCTGCGCCGCCGCACGGGCCCCGCGAGCGGTATCGCCACCGCCCTGGTAGACGGCTTGCAACGGGCCGGCGCGGTCATCGAGGAACTGTGGCGGTCCGGCGAACTGGCCGACGGCCAACTGACGGAGGCCCTACGCCACTTCGCACTCGGCACCTACCTCAGCTCGGGCCCGCCCCCGCTGCGCGCCGAACAGCTGCTGGCACTGGCCGAGGCGGGCGTGGTGACATTCGTGGGCCCCGGCATGCGGGTGTCGCTCGTACCGGGAGACGGGGCGGTGCCGGGAGACGGGGCGGTGCCGGGAGACGGGGCGGTGCCCGGAGACGGGGCGGTGCCTGACGGGGCCGTGCCCGGAGACGGGCCCGTACCCGGAGACGGGGCCGCGCCCGGCGATGGGTCCATGCCCGGCGAGGCGGCCGCGCCCGGAAGCGAGCCCCTGCGGGGTGCCCAGGGCGGCCCGTGCGGCCCGGCCGGCCCGGTCCCGCTCTTCCGCGCGACCAGCCCCGCCCTCCCCGGCACCGTGCACGAGGCGGACATCCTCCTCGACGCCCGGCTGGCGGCGCCCGACCCCGACCGCGTGACCGATCCCCTGCTGCGCGCCCTGCTGTCCCGCGGCGAACTGGTCCAGGAGCGCCCCGAGGACGGCGCGGGCGGCATGCTGCGGCTGTCCGGCGCGGCCCTGCACCCCGTCGACGCGACCGGCACCGTGCACCCCGACCGGACCATCGCCGGCCCGGCCCAGTTCCCCCGCCCGCACACCAACGCCGTCTACTTCCGCCAGAACGACGCGATCGCCCGCGACCTGCTGGCCGACGACTGA
- a CDS encoding class III lanthipeptide, whose protein sequence is MTIMDLQGLEVPGERDAQALGSTISGGC, encoded by the coding sequence ATGACCATCATGGATCTTCAGGGTCTGGAGGTGCCGGGCGAGCGTGACGCCCAGGCGCTCGGCTCCACCATCAGCGGCGGCTGCTGA